The Deltaproteobacteria bacterium genome includes a window with the following:
- a CDS encoding leucyl aminopeptidase: MNIRVQKQTPDKLACDLLVVPITQGEQKGNLVNALDAVLHGALSEQIERTKFVGKEGETLTASTHGHLPSPTLLLLGLGKAASIDAETWRRVAGKAQREARSQGVKHLAWFCDKSLLTETSGAAIVEGALSSSYTFDKYKSDKNDKPKLTALTLASTDLQSPKAVEKAVEVAQTVTPGLFLARDLTNEPASVSTPRYLGDQATKLLKGHGIKGEVWGTAKIKSAKMAGLLAVAQGSIEEPRFIKLVYTPGGKPKKKVALVGKGITFDSGGLSLKPPGSMETMKRDMAGGATVMGVMSVIAQLKPQVQVTGYVPATENMPSGTAQRPGDIIRYSNGKTVEVLNTDAEGRLILADALINAVQDKPDVIIDLATLTGACVTALGTQIAGLFSNNDELAAALLQCSHDAGEPLWRLPLVKEYKEDIKSSVADIKNTGGGSAGAIAAALFLQEFVSDVPWAHLDIAGPSFTSKDNGYTPKGATGFGVRTLVRYVMGF, translated from the coding sequence ATGAACATTCGTGTGCAGAAACAAACGCCTGATAAACTTGCCTGTGATTTGCTGGTTGTGCCTATCACTCAAGGTGAACAGAAAGGAAACCTCGTCAACGCCCTCGATGCTGTATTGCATGGAGCGCTGAGTGAACAAATTGAACGAACGAAATTTGTCGGAAAAGAAGGGGAGACGCTAACGGCCTCGACGCATGGGCATCTGCCGAGCCCTACGTTATTGCTGCTTGGCCTCGGGAAAGCAGCGAGCATAGATGCTGAGACATGGCGGCGTGTCGCCGGTAAGGCGCAACGTGAGGCACGCAGTCAGGGTGTGAAACACCTTGCCTGGTTTTGTGATAAGTCGTTGCTCACTGAAACAAGTGGTGCCGCGATTGTTGAAGGCGCATTGTCATCCAGTTATACTTTCGACAAATACAAATCTGACAAGAACGATAAGCCGAAGCTTACTGCATTGACACTCGCGAGTACGGATCTCCAATCTCCGAAGGCGGTGGAAAAAGCAGTTGAGGTTGCGCAGACAGTCACTCCGGGCCTGTTTCTCGCACGTGACCTCACCAACGAGCCTGCTTCGGTTTCGACCCCACGTTATCTCGGCGATCAGGCGACGAAGCTGCTTAAAGGCCACGGCATTAAAGGTGAAGTGTGGGGCACGGCGAAAATCAAATCCGCGAAGATGGCAGGCTTGTTAGCCGTTGCGCAAGGAAGCATCGAAGAACCGCGCTTTATCAAGCTTGTCTACACTCCTGGTGGTAAACCAAAGAAAAAGGTTGCGCTGGTTGGGAAAGGGATCACTTTTGATTCTGGCGGATTGTCGCTTAAACCACCAGGATCAATGGAGACCATGAAACGCGATATGGCCGGTGGAGCGACAGTCATGGGCGTAATGAGTGTGATCGCTCAGCTCAAACCGCAAGTGCAGGTCACTGGATATGTGCCAGCAACAGAAAACATGCCGAGCGGTACCGCACAAAGACCAGGTGACATCATTCGCTACAGTAATGGCAAAACCGTTGAGGTGCTCAACACTGACGCTGAAGGGCGTCTCATTCTCGCCGATGCGTTGATCAACGCGGTGCAAGACAAACCGGATGTGATTATTGATTTAGCGACGCTGACTGGCGCGTGTGTGACTGCGCTCGGCACTCAAATCGCTGGGCTGTTTAGTAATAACGATGAATTGGCTGCTGCGCTCTTACAGTGCAGTCATGATGCTGGCGAACCGCTGTGGCGGTTACCGCTGGTCAAAGAGTATAAAGAAGATATCAAGAGTTCAGTGGCGGATATTAAAAACACTGGCGGTGGCAGTGCCGGTGCGATTGCCGCCGCACTGTTCCTACAAGAGTTCGTCAGTGATGTTCCGTGGGCGCACCTTGATATCGCTGGCCCGTCGTTCACCAGCAAAGACAATGGTTACACTCCTAAGGGCGCTACCGGTTTCGGGGTGCGGACATTGGTGCGTTATGTGATGGGCTTCTAA
- a CDS encoding DUF433 domain-containing protein: MLELQTIEKLLASMTRAEKAQLLQWIVRDLGDTFPGIESTPGVCGGDPCIVRTRIPVWVIENYRRLGATDADILRMYPSLRAEDLVNAWAYVRSHRDEIEQQIHDNEAA; encoded by the coding sequence ATGCTGGAACTTCAAACGATTGAGAAGCTACTTGCTTCCATGACTCGGGCAGAGAAAGCACAGTTGCTCCAGTGGATAGTACGAGACTTAGGAGATACCTTCCCTGGGATTGAAAGCACCCCTGGTGTGTGTGGAGGAGATCCGTGCATCGTTCGTACGCGCATTCCCGTGTGGGTCATAGAAAACTACCGACGATTGGGAGCAACGGATGCGGACATTCTCCGCATGTATCCGTCGTTGCGCGCAGAAGATTTGGTGAATGCGTGGGCATATGTGCGCTCGCACCGCGATGAAATCGAACAGCAGATTCACGACAATGAGGCCGCGTAG
- a CDS encoding LLM class flavin-dependent oxidoreductase, with amino-acid sequence MRFGLMMPFQNPLQWARPYPELYREYIEQTVLAEELGYDTIWLTEHHFDDDGWSPSLLPLAAGIATRTSRIRIGTFILILPFQHALRVAEDTATVDILSNGRIDLGVGKGYRVKEFTGFGIPREQREAMLEEGLEVIRRAWTEKKFSFDGQFYHLRDVTLTPRPVQQPHPPLWIGARGKKAVERAARLGYHLMGTGELEVQQFYDRALTQHGRHPQDFSLTQLRWMYVAKTREQAWEEAGPHLSYIFSTAFPLLKEAGDLRKDRAMGEVPSLANLQKIDPGVPGGFPVIGTPDDCRRAIESYRQGTRVTDLALGMYLPGFAPEKIRQSITLFAREVIPHFK; translated from the coding sequence ATGCGCTTTGGCCTAATGATGCCGTTTCAGAATCCGCTGCAATGGGCGCGGCCGTATCCCGAACTCTATCGCGAATACATCGAACAAACTGTGCTGGCTGAGGAATTAGGCTATGACACCATCTGGCTCACAGAGCATCATTTCGATGATGATGGCTGGTCGCCGTCGCTGCTGCCATTAGCCGCTGGTATCGCAACGCGCACCAGTCGCATTCGCATCGGCACATTCATTCTCATTTTGCCGTTCCAACACGCACTGCGGGTGGCAGAGGATACCGCTACGGTTGACATCCTTTCCAATGGGCGCATCGATTTGGGAGTTGGCAAAGGGTATCGCGTGAAAGAGTTTACCGGCTTTGGCATCCCTCGTGAGCAGCGTGAAGCGATGTTGGAAGAAGGACTGGAAGTGATTCGACGTGCATGGACAGAGAAGAAATTTTCGTTTGACGGGCAATTTTATCATCTGCGCGATGTCACCCTTACTCCTCGTCCAGTGCAGCAACCACACCCTCCGTTGTGGATCGGCGCGCGTGGAAAAAAGGCAGTAGAACGCGCCGCACGGTTGGGCTATCACCTCATGGGTACGGGTGAGCTTGAAGTGCAACAGTTCTATGATCGTGCGTTGACTCAGCACGGTCGTCATCCGCAGGATTTCTCACTCACACAATTGCGCTGGATGTATGTCGCTAAGACACGGGAGCAAGCGTGGGAAGAGGCTGGCCCACATCTGTCCTATATTTTCTCCACTGCCTTTCCTTTGTTGAAAGAAGCTGGCGATCTGCGCAAAGATCGCGCGATGGGTGAAGTGCCGTCATTAGCCAATCTCCAGAAGATTGATCCCGGGGTGCCGGGCGGTTTCCCGGTGATTGGCACGCCAGACGATTGTCGCCGCGCGATTGAGAGTTATCGACAAGGGACACGTGTCACCGATTTGGCCTTAGGCATGTATTTGCCAGGGTTTGCTCCAGAAAAAATACGACAGTCGATCACACTCTTCGCCAGGGAAGTGATACCGCACTTTAAGTGA